From Centropristis striata isolate RG_2023a ecotype Rhode Island chromosome 16, C.striata_1.0, whole genome shotgun sequence, a single genomic window includes:
- the col10a1a gene encoding collagen, type X, alpha 1a — protein MLSFLCKMDLRVACIFGLMVALAAAHGKGYVVKKVVKAAPQYQPYSVKSHVVSVAGEPGAPGEPGPEGPAGPPGPPGESAEGIEGPQGPPGAPGAPGRSIAGKPGSPGGPGKPGSNGAPGEKGDTGAPGSQGPRGAPGSSGSPGPAGLSATGKPGPSGLPGPMGPRGETGLKGHPGIPGLPGSKGDRGIGVQGPQGESGPEGPAGAPGAPGEAGVGKPGKTGMPGEPGKSGSPGRDGASGPMGPQGPKGHTGAPGVGMPGKPGDNGAPGMPGPSGPKGHQGPAGATGAPGVPGYGKPGANGEKGERGATGATGATGAKGDQGPTGYTGATGATGPGGPSGPQGARGFPGEPGAAGDKGDTGPSGPQGAKGNKGDQGAQGFAGKQGYPGAAGPPGPRGATGSTGDKGNVGAPGTPGAPGIPGPAGPKGHPGRAGETGPSGSDGAPGARGPTGPQGAAGTPGAKGHPGLPGPSGPAGLAAKGVPGPQGPPGLPGDNGADGEPGPAGPAGPPGPPGEVVFEKGMGMSEVMVKSPMSAFTASLATPYPAAGTPIKFDQIVYNAESHYDPETGIFTCQVPGVYYFSYSIHVNGAHALVALYKNGQPVMFTYDEYNKGFLDQMSGSAVLLLDEQDTVYVQIPDEDANGVFAAENVHCSFSGFLIAST, from the coding sequence TGGTGTCAGTGGCAGGTGAGCCTGGTGCTCCAGGTGAGCCTGGCCCCGAGGGACCTGCTGGCCCTCCTGGCCCCCCAGGTGAGAGCGCTGAAGGCATTGAAGGACCCCAAGGACCTCCTGGAGCTCCTGGAGCTCCTGGTCGCTCCATTGCTGGCAAGCCTGGATCCCCAGGTGGACCTGGTAAACCTGGCAGCAATGGAGCACCTGGTGAGAAGGGAGACACCGGTGCCCCTGGCTCTCAGGGACCACGAGGCGCCCCTGGATCCTCTGGAAGCCCCGGACCCGCTGGCCTCTCTGCAACTGGCAAGCCTGGACCTTCTGGTCTGCCTGGACCAATGGGACCAAGAGGAGAAACCGGTCTGAAGGGACATCCAGGTATTCCTGGTCTGCCTGGTTCTAAGGGTGATAGAGGTATTGGAGTGCAAGGACCTCAGGGTGAGTCAGGACCTGAAGGACCCGCAGGTGCACCTGGAGCACCAGGTGAGGCTGGAGTTGGAAAGCCAGGAAAGACCGGTATGCCCGGTGAGCCAGGAAAGTCAGGTAGCCCAGGTAGAGATGGTGCATCAGGTCCCATGGGACCACAGGGACCCAAGGGACACACTGGTGCCCCAGGTGTAGGTATGCCAGGTAAACCAGGTGATAACGGTGCCCCCGGTATGCCCGGCCCATCTGGCCCTAAAGGCCACCAGGGACCCGCTGGAGCCACCGGCGCCCCCGGAGTCCCCGGATACGGAAAGCCAGGTGCAAATggagagaagggagagagaggagctacAGGTGCCACCGGCGCAACAGGTGCAAAGGGTGATCAGGGTCCAACAGGATATACTGGTGCTACTGGTGCTACTGGCCCAGGTGGTCCTTCTGGACCTCAGGGTGCCAGAGGTTTCCCAGGTGAGCCCGGTGCTGCTGGTGACAAAGGTGATACCGGTCCAAGCGGACCTCAGGGAGCTAAGGGAAACAAGGGAGATCAGGGAGCTCAGGGTTTCGCAGGCAAGCAGGGTTACCCCGGCGCAGCTGGTCCCCCCGGCCCCAGAGGAGCCACTGGCTCCACCGGTGACAAAGGCAATGTAGGTGCCCCCGGTACCCCCGGTGCCCCCGGTATCCCCGGCCCCGCTGGACCCAAAGGTCACCCCGGCCGTGCAGGTGAGACAGGCCCATCTGGTTCTGATGGTGCTCCCGGTGCCAGAGGACCCACTGGTCCTCAGGGCGCTGCAGGTACTCCTGGCGCTAAGGGACACCCCGGTCTGCCTGGTCCCTCTGGCCCCGCTGGTCTGGCTGCCAAGGGTGTCCCCGGCCCCCAGGGACCCCCTGGTCTGCCCGGTGACAACGGTGCTGATGGAGAGCCCGGCCCCGCTGGCCCCGCTGGTCCCCCTGGACCTCCTGGCGAGGTTGTCTTTGAGAAGGGCATGGGAATGAGCGAGGTCATGGTCAAGTCCCCCATGTCTGCTTTCACTGCATCTCTGGCCACCCCCTACCCCGCCGCCGGCACCCCCATCAAGTTCGACCAGATCGTGTACAACGCCGAGAGCCACTATGACCCCGAGACCGGCATCTTCACATGCCAAGTTCCAGGAGTCTACTACTTCTCCTACAGCATCCACGTTAATGGAGCTCATGCCCTGGTGGCTCTGTACAAGAACGGCCAGCCCGTTATGTTCACTTACGATGAGTACAACAAGGGCTTCCTGGACCAGATGTCCGGTAGCGCCGTCCTCTTGCTCGACGAGCAGGACACCGTCTACGTCCAGATCCCCGACGAGGACGCCAACGGTGTCTTCGCTGCCGAGAACGTCCACTGCTCCTTCTCCGGGTTCCTCATTGCCTCAACGTGA